A part of Sulfurimonas sp. HSL-1716 genomic DNA contains:
- a CDS encoding ferric reductase-like transmembrane domain-containing protein: MSFRYSLGHWWQLNEGTARFLNDYLHLHIGGHPRNIVKFLEDTAGKTALNLFILTLALRPLHTYLKFDLIKYKRLIGLFGFFYVFLHVAVFVWLKHHFDMGDIYRAASHHLYVIFGISAFAIVLMMTVTSVPFLYKKFHSWHKLFYIAMVFVMVHFLLAQKYISFTDIIYAAVIAGLLALKLLKR; this comes from the coding sequence ATGTCATTTCGCTATTCACTGGGACATTGGTGGCAGTTGAATGAAGGGACGGCAAGGTTTTTAAACGATTATCTTCATCTGCATATCGGCGGACATCCTCGAAATATAGTGAAGTTTTTGGAAGATACGGCAGGCAAGACGGCTTTGAATCTGTTTATACTGACACTCGCGCTTAGGCCGCTTCACACCTATCTTAAATTTGACCTTATCAAATATAAACGATTGATAGGACTGTTTGGATTTTTCTATGTCTTCTTGCATGTAGCGGTCTTTGTATGGCTCAAACATCATTTTGACATGGGTGATATCTATAGAGCGGCAAGCCATCATCTGTATGTCATATTCGGAATATCGGCATTTGCGATCGTCTTGATGATGACGGTCACCTCCGTACCGTTTTTATATAAGAAATTTCACTCCTGGCATAAACTTTTTTACATTGCAATGGTCTTTGTCATGGTGCATTTTCTGCTGGCTCAAAAGTATATCTCGTTTACGGATATTATCTATGCTGCGGTGATTGCCGGACTTTTGGCGCTAAAACTCTTAAAGCGTTAG
- a CDS encoding aminoacetone oxidase family FAD-binding enzyme gives MYDVLILGAGAGGLMCASGLAEHKTLKIGVIDANQSIGAKIKISGGGKCNITNTKVSEENYLGEAAFVSWILSKYTKEDLLEFLEANGLSPVIRKGRYYFCPKSSDEIISIFKRLTKSVDYRLGENILYAEKKEDMFFVKTSKSTYRAKSLVVATGGESYKSLNASDIGLKIASGFGVQSIEFSPALVGMTLQKEQFWMKELSGVSAEVEITVEGKTLREDMLFAHRGISGPVVLSASLYWKKGSMSINFLPQKDINKLINGSKKNISSVLNLPKRLSKGLLEVLNIEDKPCSKLTKEDMQNLQNIHKYAFAPAGNFGFTKAEASRGGVKTEELDKNSMMSKKVDGLYFIGEVVDVTGELGGYNFQWAFSSAVVCSKYIKGRYNM, from the coding sequence ATGTATGACGTACTTATCTTGGGCGCGGGTGCCGGCGGTCTTATGTGTGCGAGCGGACTTGCCGAGCATAAAACTCTCAAAATCGGCGTCATTGACGCGAATCAGAGTATCGGAGCAAAGATAAAGATATCGGGCGGCGGTAAGTGTAATATTACAAATACCAAAGTCAGCGAAGAAAATTACTTAGGAGAGGCCGCTTTTGTGTCTTGGATCCTGTCGAAGTATACAAAAGAGGACCTTTTGGAGTTTTTAGAGGCAAACGGATTGTCTCCTGTCATCCGCAAAGGCCGTTACTATTTTTGTCCGAAAAGTTCGGATGAGATAATCTCCATCTTCAAAAGACTGACAAAGAGCGTCGATTACCGTCTCGGCGAGAATATCCTGTATGCAGAAAAAAAAGAGGATATGTTTTTTGTCAAGACCTCAAAAAGCACATACCGAGCGAAGAGTTTGGTCGTAGCCACGGGCGGAGAGAGCTACAAAAGTTTGAACGCGAGTGATATCGGACTTAAGATAGCATCCGGTTTTGGAGTGCAGAGCATAGAGTTTTCTCCCGCTCTTGTCGGGATGACCCTTCAAAAAGAGCAGTTTTGGATGAAAGAGCTCAGCGGAGTGAGTGCCGAAGTCGAGATAACGGTCGAAGGAAAAACACTACGCGAAGATATGCTGTTTGCACATCGCGGCATAAGCGGCCCGGTCGTACTTAGCGCTTCTCTTTATTGGAAAAAGGGCAGTATGTCTATAAATTTTTTACCTCAAAAAGATATAAACAAGCTTATAAACGGTTCCAAAAAAAACATCTCATCTGTGCTGAACCTTCCCAAGCGTCTCTCAAAAGGCCTGCTTGAAGTTTTGAATATAGAAGACAAACCGTGCAGCAAACTGACAAAAGAGGATATGCAAAACCTTCAAAATATTCACAAATACGCATTCGCTCCGGCAGGAAACTTCGGGTTTACAAAAGCAGAAGCTTCCCGCGGCGGAGTCAAAACGGAGGAGCTGGATAAAAATTCCATGATGAGTAAAAAGGTCGACGGTCTTTATTTTATCGGTGAGGTCGTAGATGTGACGGGAGAGCTGGGAGGTTACAATTTTCAGTGGGCCTTTAGCAGTGCGGTCGTTTGTTCGAAGTATATAAAAGGACGCTATAATATGTAA
- a CDS encoding plasma-membrane proton-efflux P-type ATPase, protein MSDEIIGLTDKDVDERIQKYGYNELNEKTQSWAFRLFKRFWGPIPWMIEAAVILSAIAKKWEDFVIITVLLFVNAVVDFYQETKALNAIAVLKKRLARRALVFRNGAWIETDAKMVVPDDIIKIKIGDIVPADVKLLKGDDMLLVDQSALTGESLPVEKNVEDELYANAVIKQGEMIARVTKTGKDTYFGKTVGLVAKAQKEEHSHFQKMVIKVGNFLIFLTIAMIAVIVYHGVKTNESILELLIFALVLTISAIPVAMPAVLTVTMAIGARVLASKDAIVSRLAAIEELAGMDILCSDKTGTLTQNSMSLAQPYTVNEYTQENLMLFAALASKEENSDPIEKPIFEYIKSNKMEDDLLKYKQTKFLPFDPVHKRTQGIYKTGDKEIVITKGAPQVIISQCDEKKFDEKEAFKQIELFASRGFRTLGVAYRNTDEDLYHFVGLISLFDPPREDSKESIEAARAKGVSVKMITGDNIAVAKYIASLLSVGENIEDIHILKGESLEEYLYLSKVLSQAIVKNLNPEESKAQAEQRVSEILKYVQRELYNMPLPKGSILKHESEIISIIEEADGFAQVFPEDKYYIVEKLQKADHIVGMTGDGVNDAPALKKADCGIAVSGATDAARAAADIVLMSPGLRVIIDAIEESRRIFERMKSYAIFRIAETIRIVIFMTLSIVVYDFYPVTALMIIILALLNDIPIMTIAYDNTRVRRKPVRWDMKEIFVLSTWLGVAGVASSFTLFWLLVTKAQLPIDVIQTLFFAKLVIAGHGTIYNTRIDDWFFKRPFPSFKLFTATFASRIAGTLIAVYGFGFMTPIGWKWAAAMWAYALTWFVFNDVIKMGVIKYYRKRYHIEVI, encoded by the coding sequence ATGAGTGACGAGATAATAGGATTAACCGACAAAGATGTAGATGAACGTATACAAAAATATGGATATAACGAACTAAACGAAAAGACACAAAGTTGGGCCTTTCGTCTTTTTAAAAGATTCTGGGGACCTATCCCGTGGATGATAGAAGCGGCCGTCATTCTCTCCGCCATAGCAAAAAAATGGGAAGATTTCGTCATTATAACGGTATTGCTTTTTGTAAATGCCGTTGTTGATTTTTATCAGGAAACAAAAGCATTAAACGCAATTGCGGTCTTAAAAAAGAGATTGGCGCGCAGAGCACTTGTTTTTCGCAACGGAGCTTGGATCGAAACGGATGCCAAGATGGTGGTACCAGATGATATCATCAAGATAAAGATAGGCGATATCGTCCCTGCCGATGTGAAACTTCTCAAGGGTGACGACATGCTGCTCGTGGATCAGTCCGCACTCACCGGAGAATCGCTTCCAGTCGAGAAGAATGTGGAGGACGAGCTTTACGCCAATGCCGTTATCAAGCAGGGAGAGATGATCGCCCGCGTTACGAAAACGGGTAAAGACACCTACTTCGGCAAGACCGTAGGTCTTGTCGCAAAAGCTCAAAAAGAGGAGCACAGCCACTTTCAAAAAATGGTCATCAAGGTCGGAAACTTCCTTATTTTTCTTACCATAGCCATGATAGCCGTTATCGTATATCACGGTGTCAAAACGAATGAATCAATCTTAGAGCTTCTGATCTTTGCTCTGGTGCTTACCATATCCGCTATCCCCGTGGCGATGCCTGCCGTGTTGACCGTCACGATGGCTATCGGGGCAAGGGTCTTGGCTTCAAAAGATGCGATCGTGAGCCGCTTGGCCGCTATCGAAGAGTTGGCGGGGATGGATATCCTCTGTTCGGACAAGACGGGAACATTGACACAAAACTCCATGAGCCTGGCACAACCCTATACGGTCAATGAGTACACCCAAGAAAATCTGATGCTTTTTGCAGCACTTGCGAGTAAAGAGGAAAACAGCGACCCCATCGAAAAACCGATCTTCGAGTATATCAAAAGCAATAAGATGGAGGACGATCTTTTAAAATACAAACAGACGAAATTTCTTCCGTTTGATCCCGTACACAAGCGTACACAGGGGATATATAAGACCGGCGATAAAGAGATTGTGATAACAAAAGGTGCGCCGCAGGTCATCATAAGCCAATGCGACGAAAAAAAGTTTGACGAAAAAGAAGCGTTCAAGCAGATAGAACTTTTTGCATCCCGCGGCTTCAGGACTTTGGGTGTGGCATACAGAAATACCGATGAAGATCTTTACCATTTCGTCGGTCTTATATCGCTTTTTGACCCTCCGCGCGAAGACTCCAAAGAATCCATCGAAGCCGCACGGGCAAAAGGGGTGTCGGTAAAGATGATAACGGGCGACAATATCGCTGTGGCAAAATATATCGCAAGTCTGCTCAGCGTAGGCGAGAACATAGAAGATATCCATATCCTCAAAGGGGAATCCTTAGAAGAGTATCTTTATCTTTCAAAAGTTCTCTCCCAAGCGATCGTAAAAAATCTGAATCCGGAAGAATCCAAAGCGCAGGCGGAGCAGAGAGTCTCCGAGATATTGAAATATGTTCAAAGAGAACTTTATAACATGCCTCTGCCAAAAGGCAGTATCTTAAAACATGAATCGGAGATAATCTCCATCATTGAAGAAGCGGACGGTTTTGCCCAGGTTTTCCCCGAAGACAAATACTACATAGTCGAAAAACTTCAAAAAGCCGATCATATCGTAGGTATGACGGGTGACGGGGTCAATGATGCACCGGCCTTGAAAAAAGCCGACTGCGGCATAGCGGTAAGCGGTGCAACGGATGCGGCGCGCGCGGCGGCAGATATCGTTTTGATGTCGCCGGGTCTGCGGGTCATCATAGATGCCATCGAGGAATCCCGCCGTATTTTCGAGAGGATGAAAAGTTATGCCATCTTTCGCATCGCCGAGACGATACGCATCGTTATATTTATGACGCTCTCCATAGTGGTCTACGATTTTTATCCCGTTACCGCTTTGATGATCATTATTTTGGCACTTTTAAATGACATCCCGATAATGACCATCGCTTATGACAACACCAGGGTGAGAAGAAAACCTGTAAGATGGGATATGAAAGAGATATTCGTACTCTCCACATGGCTGGGAGTGGCCGGAGTCGCGTCGTCTTTCACGCTTTTTTGGCTGCTGGTAACGAAAGCACAGCTGCCTATCGACGTTATTCAAACGCTGTTTTTTGCCAAACTGGTTATAGCCGGACACGGAACGATATACAATACAAGGATCGACGATTGGTTCTTTAAACGACCGTTTCCCTCTTTCAAGCTTTTTACCGCAACGTTTGCAAGCCGTATTGCAGGAACTCTTATAGCGGTGTACGGGTTTGGCTTTATGACCCCTATAGGCTGGAAATGGGCAGCGGCGATGTGGGCTTATGCCCTCACTTGGTTTGTGTTCAACGATGTGATAAAAATGGGAGTCATAAAATATTATAGAAAAAGATATCATATAGAGGTTATTTAA
- a CDS encoding outer membrane beta-barrel protein: MKRLLKIGLVSLALAGNMAYAQADDFTYNTHSLIGVEGGFGSFDFDHGLVGSTSKNSKGFGEVGIKIGAQTDNYRLFLSARHYSMSDFDYANSIGAEGQYLIDVSKKMNMFVGLNIGVMNFKYKADSSVAKISDKKDYVGGDIGVNFHLRKELDLEVGARYMYLGYSYTNTSTNATANIDHMINGYVSLIYKFKMD, encoded by the coding sequence ATGAAAAGATTGTTAAAGATTGGACTTGTTTCGCTGGCACTCGCCGGAAACATGGCGTATGCACAGGCGGATGATTTTACATACAACACACATAGTTTGATCGGAGTAGAAGGCGGTTTTGGCAGCTTCGATTTTGATCACGGTCTGGTAGGAAGCACCAGCAAAAACAGCAAAGGGTTCGGAGAAGTAGGGATCAAGATCGGTGCGCAGACCGATAATTATCGTCTTTTTTTAAGTGCCCGCCATTACAGTATGTCGGATTTTGATTATGCCAACAGTATAGGTGCCGAAGGTCAGTATCTCATCGATGTCTCAAAAAAGATGAATATGTTTGTCGGTTTGAATATCGGTGTCATGAACTTTAAATACAAAGCCGACTCGTCGGTGGCTAAGATCAGCGATAAAAAAGATTACGTCGGCGGCGATATAGGCGTCAATTTTCATCTCAGAAAAGAACTGGATCTTGAAGTAGGTGCACGTTACATGTATTTAGGATATAGTTATACGAATACGAGTACGAACGCAACGGCAAATATAGATCATATGATAAACGGATATGTCAGTTTGATCTATAAGTTTAAGATGGATTAA
- the pckA gene encoding phosphoenolpyruvate carboxykinase (ATP), with protein MDSKELEQLGLKDIGNIYYNLSYDDLIQHELENGECSMTSSGATAVDTGVFTGRSPKDKYFVYQEPSSKYIAWGDVNQKIDKKIFDELFELSKNQLSGKDLYVTDVFTGASAASKRSIRFITEIAWQSHFVKNMFIRPTQEELKSFTTHFTVLNACKAVNKKWQEHCLNSEVFVLFDIENNMAIIGGTWYGGELKKGIFSMMNYWLPLEGKLSMHCSANIGKNNDTALFFGLSGTGKTTLSTDPERRLIGDDEHGWDDEGIFNFEGGCYAKVINLDPKSEPEIFGAITRGALLENVVTDHEGVVDYSNYTKTENTRVSYPIDHIKNHEPSLTGGHAKNIIFLTADAFGVLPPVSKLTKEQAMYYFLSGYTAKVAGTERGITEPVATFSACFGEAFLPLHPTVYARLLGEKIDKHGVNVYLVNTGWSGGGYGVGKRMSIKDTRACINAILDGSINNCEFDTTRTFRLAVPKTLGEINPNVLNPRNAWADKDEFDKTRDKLASMFIQNFKKYQSADSEFDFSEAGPKIEA; from the coding sequence ATGGATTCTAAAGAACTTGAGCAGCTTGGACTAAAAGATATAGGTAACATATATTATAATTTAAGTTATGACGATTTAATTCAACACGAGCTGGAAAACGGTGAATGTAGTATGACAAGCAGCGGTGCGACTGCGGTCGATACAGGTGTATTTACCGGTCGTAGTCCCAAGGATAAATATTTTGTTTATCAAGAACCTTCGAGCAAATATATCGCTTGGGGAGATGTAAATCAAAAGATCGACAAGAAGATATTCGATGAGCTCTTCGAACTTTCGAAAAATCAGCTTTCAGGCAAGGATTTGTATGTAACCGATGTGTTTACGGGTGCAAGCGCAGCGAGTAAGCGTTCTATCCGTTTCATTACGGAGATAGCCTGGCAATCGCACTTTGTCAAGAACATGTTCATTCGTCCGACACAAGAGGAATTGAAAAGCTTTACGACCCATTTTACAGTCTTAAATGCGTGTAAGGCCGTAAATAAAAAATGGCAGGAACACTGTCTGAACTCGGAAGTGTTTGTGTTGTTCGATATCGAGAACAATATGGCGATCATCGGCGGTACGTGGTACGGAGGAGAGCTGAAAAAAGGGATATTCTCGATGATGAACTACTGGCTGCCCTTAGAGGGTAAACTCTCTATGCACTGTTCTGCCAATATAGGCAAGAACAACGATACGGCTCTCTTTTTCGGTCTCAGCGGAACAGGGAAGACGACGCTTTCTACAGACCCTGAACGCCGTTTGATCGGTGATGACGAACACGGCTGGGACGATGAAGGTATTTTCAACTTTGAGGGTGGATGTTATGCCAAAGTCATCAACCTTGACCCCAAAAGCGAACCCGAGATCTTCGGAGCCATCACAAGAGGGGCTCTTTTAGAAAATGTCGTCACCGATCATGAAGGTGTCGTCGACTACTCAAACTACACAAAAACAGAAAATACCCGCGTCTCTTATCCTATAGATCATATCAAAAATCATGAGCCTTCTTTGACAGGCGGTCATGCGAAAAACATTATCTTCCTGACAGCGGATGCTTTTGGCGTCTTGCCTCCGGTGAGCAAACTTACAAAAGAACAGGCTATGTACTATTTCCTAAGCGGTTATACTGCAAAAGTCGCAGGTACGGAGCGCGGAATCACTGAACCGGTTGCAACGTTTAGTGCTTGTTTTGGAGAAGCGTTCCTGCCTCTGCATCCGACGGTTTATGCCAGACTTTTAGGCGAGAAGATAGATAAACATGGCGTGAACGTCTATCTGGTAAATACCGGTTGGAGCGGCGGCGGATACGGAGTGGGTAAACGCATGAGCATAAAAGATACCCGCGCTTGTATCAATGCCATACTTGACGGCAGTATCAACAATTGCGAATTTGATACTACGAGAACTTTCAGGCTGGCAGTCCCAAAAACACTCGGCGAGATAAATCCGAATGTTTTAAACCCTCGTAACGCTTGGGCGGATAAAGATGAATTTGACAAAACCCGCGATAAGCTTGCTTCTATGTTCATACAAAACTTCAAAAAATATCAGAGTGCAGATTCTGAATTTGATTTCTCCGAGGCGGGACCGAAGATAGAGGCATAA
- a CDS encoding pyrroline-5-carboxylate reductase has protein sequence MKRSITLVGNGNMAFAIASGLISSYDLEVVGRDMNKLNDFETRLKTNIKKTLYKDFNAQDKTLILCVKPANITSMKELIKGRAKTLYSVLAGTGIEILKANIDAQNYVRSMPNLAANIKKSMTTLTGDTACKDEALDIFGSIGYTLWVSSEKELNIATAVAGSGPAYLALIAEALADGGVKQGLKRDDAMKLMRGLFAGFADLVQDVHPAVFKDAVMSPGGTTAAGYSALEENGVRNGCIKAVEAAYKRATEL, from the coding sequence ATGAAAAGATCTATAACACTTGTCGGCAACGGAAACATGGCCTTTGCGATCGCTTCGGGACTAATCTCTTCGTACGATTTGGAAGTGGTCGGGCGCGATATGAACAAGCTGAATGATTTTGAAACAAGATTGAAAACGAATATCAAAAAAACCCTTTATAAAGATTTTAACGCACAGGATAAAACTCTGATACTCTGTGTCAAGCCCGCAAACATTACATCTATGAAAGAACTGATCAAAGGCAGAGCCAAAACTCTTTACTCCGTCCTTGCGGGAACAGGCATCGAGATACTCAAAGCAAACATTGACGCTCAAAACTATGTAAGATCCATGCCCAATCTTGCGGCAAACATCAAGAAGTCCATGACCACGCTTACAGGCGATACTGCCTGCAAAGATGAGGCCCTGGATATATTCGGCTCAATCGGTTATACCCTTTGGGTCTCATCGGAAAAAGAGCTCAATATCGCAACGGCGGTTGCAGGAAGCGGTCCCGCCTATCTAGCCCTCATAGCCGAAGCGCTGGCAGACGGCGGAGTGAAACAGGGACTTAAACGCGATGATGCAATGAAGCTGATGCGCGGATTATTCGCAGGATTTGCAGATCTGGTCCAAGACGTGCATCCCGCAGTCTTTAAAGATGCCGTAATGAGTCCGGGAGGAACGACTGCTGCAGGTTATAGCGCACTGGAAGAAAACGGTGTTAGAAACGGCTGTATTAAGGCTGTAGAAGCGGCTTATAAAAGAGCGACAGAACTCTAA
- the fliW gene encoding flagellar assembly protein FliW, which produces MIFEIKSPLLGFENITKMELTKIDDVFARLQVTDAQEPSFTLINPFVLREYDFEIPTAIQTLMEINETSNLLIYNMLIINTPIEESFVNFVGPLVFNLDNNTMAQVILADNSPYAVAEKLSNFLHKDQ; this is translated from the coding sequence ATGATATTTGAGATAAAAAGTCCCTTGTTAGGTTTTGAAAACATCACGAAAATGGAATTAACAAAGATAGACGATGTTTTTGCAAGGCTTCAAGTCACAGATGCGCAAGAGCCGTCTTTTACGCTTATAAATCCATTTGTTTTACGCGAATACGATTTTGAGATTCCCACGGCCATTCAAACGCTCATGGAAATAAACGAGACTTCTAATCTTCTAATATATAATATGCTGATCATCAACACTCCGATCGAAGAATCTTTTGTGAATTTCGTGGGACCGCTGGTGTTTAATCTTGACAACAATACGATGGCACAGGTTATCTTGGCAGACAACTCTCCATATGCAGTTGCGGAAAAGCTTTCTAACTTTTTACATAAAGACCAATAA
- the bamD gene encoding outer membrane protein assembly factor BamD: MTLTKTLVSLFFIFVVFTGCSKNDDEYNKPAMYWYSKIIESVSDGNLEKADNYYSSLQGEHIGSPLLREATLILAVAHMYYEEYLLSEHFLDEYVKRYANANEKEYSEFLEIKAKYMALPNPRRDQALIDEAISAANAFKAKYPHSVYYPIVDTMLSRLYMARAALNETIASLYDRIDKPKSAEYYRKVNPQPWIKWDEVNRANTPWYREWFEGNGKASWYGFMIPNTRSVVSRNSIQSDGNITDNGVQNDAAK, encoded by the coding sequence TTGACACTGACAAAAACACTAGTATCTTTATTTTTTATCTTTGTCGTTTTTACCGGTTGCAGCAAGAACGACGATGAATATAATAAACCGGCTATGTATTGGTACTCTAAGATCATCGAAAGTGTTTCTGACGGGAATCTGGAAAAAGCCGATAACTATTACAGTTCGCTTCAGGGCGAGCATATAGGCTCTCCTCTGCTTCGTGAAGCGACGCTTATACTGGCCGTTGCACATATGTATTATGAAGAGTATCTCTTAAGCGAGCATTTTTTGGACGAGTATGTGAAAAGATATGCCAACGCGAACGAGAAGGAGTATTCCGAGTTCTTGGAGATAAAGGCAAAATATATGGCATTGCCGAACCCGCGCCGGGATCAGGCTTTGATCGATGAAGCGATATCAGCGGCGAACGCTTTTAAAGCCAAGTATCCGCATTCAGTCTACTACCCGATCGTAGACACCATGCTGTCAAGACTTTATATGGCAAGAGCCGCTTTAAATGAAACTATAGCATCACTTTATGACAGGATAGATAAACCAAAAAGTGCCGAGTATTACAGAAAAGTCAATCCTCAGCCTTGGATAAAATGGGATGAGGTGAACCGTGCAAACACGCCATGGTATAGAGAGTGGTTCGAAGGTAACGGAAAAGCCAGCTGGTACGGCTTCATGATACCAAATACCCGCAGCGTCGTATCAAGAAACAGTATTCAAAGTGATGGAAACATAACGGATAATGGAGTACAAAATGATGCAGCTAAGTAA
- the lon gene encoding endopeptidase La: MQLSNYSEFPTDIPVIAEDEIFLYPFMISPLFLSDDSNIAAANKAMDENTLVIVCSTKPEQEGKRDFDSLYKVGVIGSIMRKVSLPDGRVKVLFQGLARGEILSHVSDSPLIANVNVLKSSIANELRMDAVLEVVREKVRSLSQVSNYFPQDLLRTIEENHEYNRIVDLICSTIKLKKEQAYRLFAETNIENRFLILIDYLIEEIEANKLQKEIRSKVHSKIEKVNKEYFLKEQLKQIQRELGSDTQREEEIEEYRKKLAAKKEKMGEDAYKEINKQIERYARMHPDSADAGMIQSYLEWTLDIPFGELAKKSLKIEKVEKQLDEDHFSLKKPKERIVEYFAVKELLELRGKKDAQSAGAILCFNGPPGVGKTSLANSIAIALQRPLVRIALGGLEDVNELRGHRRTYIGAMPGRIAQGLIDAKKMNPVIVLDEIDKVARSHRGDPTAVLLEILDPEQNKEFRDYYLNFNIDLRDVIFIATANDLGGIPAPLRDRMEFITLSSYTPQEKLEIAKRYLIPQEIKKHGLKSSELVVSKTALQEIIHKYTREAGVRNLRRRIADITRKAAKILLQNPDQPKVSVSIKNIKEFFDKSVFEIEKTDKVPVIGMVNGLAWTSVGGDVLKIESIRIKGKGNMQLTGSLGDVMKESARIALSVVKTLIDDGKLEIESYNIPLSYKEQEENIAVDHSEVYKRYDLHVHVPDGATPKDGPSAGIAMTTVMASILSSKKVRSDLAMTGEVSLRGDVLPIGGLKEKLIAAHKAGMTTVVIPQKNYERDLNDIPKEIRDDLEIVGVNRIEQVLKLAFV; encoded by the coding sequence ATGCAGCTAAGTAATTACAGCGAGTTTCCTACGGATATCCCCGTTATAGCAGAAGATGAAATATTTTTATACCCTTTTATGATATCTCCGCTTTTTTTAAGCGACGACAGTAACATTGCTGCGGCGAACAAAGCGATGGACGAGAACACTTTGGTGATAGTTTGTTCGACTAAACCCGAACAGGAGGGCAAAAGAGATTTTGATTCACTCTACAAAGTAGGGGTTATCGGTTCTATCATGAGAAAAGTCTCTTTGCCAGACGGCAGAGTGAAAGTCCTTTTTCAGGGACTAGCACGTGGTGAGATTCTTTCGCATGTGAGCGATTCTCCGCTTATAGCAAATGTAAATGTTCTAAAATCCAGTATTGCAAACGAACTTCGAATGGATGCGGTACTAGAAGTGGTCAGAGAGAAGGTGCGTTCGCTTTCGCAGGTGAGCAACTATTTTCCCCAAGATCTTTTGCGTACCATTGAAGAGAACCATGAGTACAACCGTATCGTAGATCTGATCTGCAGTACGATAAAGCTGAAAAAAGAGCAGGCGTACAGACTTTTTGCCGAAACGAACATCGAAAACCGTTTCCTTATCCTTATAGATTATCTTATCGAAGAGATAGAAGCCAACAAGCTTCAAAAAGAGATAAGAAGCAAAGTCCACTCTAAAATAGAAAAGGTCAATAAAGAGTACTTTTTAAAAGAGCAGCTAAAACAGATACAGCGGGAACTCGGAAGCGATACGCAGCGTGAAGAAGAGATAGAGGAGTATCGTAAAAAGCTGGCTGCCAAAAAAGAGAAGATGGGTGAAGATGCATACAAGGAGATCAACAAGCAGATCGAAAGATATGCAAGAATGCATCCTGATTCTGCAGATGCTGGGATGATACAAAGCTATCTGGAATGGACTCTGGATATTCCTTTTGGTGAACTTGCAAAAAAATCGCTGAAGATAGAAAAGGTCGAAAAACAGCTCGATGAAGATCATTTCTCACTTAAAAAACCTAAAGAGAGGATAGTGGAATATTTCGCCGTCAAAGAACTGCTCGAGCTCAGAGGCAAAAAGGATGCACAAAGTGCAGGAGCTATTCTTTGCTTCAACGGCCCTCCGGGTGTGGGAAAGACCTCTTTGGCGAACTCGATAGCAATAGCGCTTCAACGCCCTTTGGTGCGTATCGCACTCGGCGGATTGGAAGACGTTAACGAGCTCCGAGGTCACAGACGTACCTATATCGGTGCGATGCCGGGGCGAATAGCACAGGGTTTGATAGACGCCAAAAAGATGAACCCCGTTATCGTACTTGATGAAATAGACAAGGTCGCACGCTCGCACAGAGGCGATCCGACGGCAGTTTTGCTGGAGATACTCGATCCCGAGCAGAACAAAGAGTTTCGTGATTATTATCTGAATTTCAATATAGATCTTAGAGATGTGATATTTATCGCCACCGCGAACGATCTGGGCGGGATACCTGCACCTCTTCGCGACAGGATGGAGTTTATAACCCTCAGCAGCTATACACCTCAAGAAAAGCTTGAAATCGCCAAACGCTATCTGATACCTCAAGAGATAAAAAAACATGGATTAAAGAGCTCCGAACTTGTCGTTTCTAAAACGGCACTGCAGGAGATCATCCATAAATACACCCGTGAAGCGGGAGTCAGAAATCTAAGACGCAGGATCGCGGATATAACAAGAAAAGCGGCAAAAATACTGCTTCAAAATCCAGATCAGCCGAAGGTTTCCGTTTCTATCAAGAATATAAAAGAGTTCTTTGATAAAAGTGTGTTTGAGATAGAAAAAACGGACAAAGTGCCGGTTATCGGGATGGTCAACGGTTTGGCATGGACGAGTGTGGGCGGTGATGTTTTAAAAATAGAATCGATCCGCATCAAAGGCAAAGGAAATATGCAGCTCACGGGAAGCCTCGGCGACGTTATGAAGGAATCGGCGAGAATAGCCTTAAGCGTCGTAAAAACTTTGATAGACGACGGCAAGCTCGAGATAGAGTCCTATAATATTCCGCTCAGCTACAAAGAGCAGGAAGAGAATATAGCGGTAGACCATAGCGAGGTATACAAAAGATATGATCTGCATGTTCACGTGCCAGACGGTGCTACGCCAAAAGACGGACCAAGCGCGGGAATAGCTATGACAACGGTCATGGCATCGATCCTTAGTTCTAAAAAGGTCCGTTCCGACCTGGCAATGACGGGCGAAGTCTCTTTAAGAGGTGATGTACTGCCTATCGGAGGATTAAAAGAGAAGCTGATCGCAGCGCATAAAGCAGGAATGACGACGGTCGTAATCCCGCAGAAAAACTATGAAAGAGATTTAAACGATATTCCAAAAGAGATTCGAGACGATTTGGAGATAGTCGGAGTCAACAGAATAGAGCAGGTGCTTAAGCTGGCATTTGTTTAA